One Psychromonas sp. psych-6C06 DNA window includes the following coding sequences:
- a CDS encoding HAMP domain-containing methyl-accepting chemotaxis protein, whose amino-acid sequence MNINLTIKEKMYLFAGVVGLVSLAIVALSLSSIQSLHKISTAQNLARQVNSQMLMLRRHEKDFITRKEVKYQERFEESMQLLNQQVTELAVINKALDMPTQSINQLLETFDQYQLHFKRLVEIDQLIGFDHQSGLHGELRESVKNVENQLALMNGDSLLVVALKLRKNEKDFIQRLDLNSITKFNANISLFLQKLDESNLAQQRKTAISSLMKQYQAAFITMTKAYQTRGLTVKEGVLGEMRNSVHQSETLLKETIESTLVLAKKEQAQVEVTITSVALLLSALLVIVLLLMVRNIVGSIERLIKEMNNIATGEGDLRVRLPDQGRDEMSRLSAAFNCFVARIQGVVKEVSDASSSLAGAAEQSAVSVDQTATMLSKQEQETNQIATAIQQMSATVAEVARSASVAAEATEQANGHSLQGKSVLNESSCAIRKLAKEVQLASDVIEKLAERSISIGGILDVIRDVADKTNLLALNAAIEAARAGEQGRGFAVVADEVRALAQRTQSATNEIESMVNGIREGVESATEVMHVSRTSADIVVNQTQQAGIALDSITEGVGTISGLNAQIASASEEQAVVSGELSENVNNINSCAIQTSASAEQIRCSSNELARLSQQLFGLTSQFKV is encoded by the coding sequence ATGAACATTAATCTGACGATAAAAGAAAAGATGTATCTCTTTGCAGGAGTTGTTGGGCTTGTTTCACTTGCAATTGTTGCACTGTCTCTGTCAAGTATTCAATCGTTACATAAAATTTCCACGGCGCAAAATCTAGCAAGGCAGGTTAATTCACAGATGCTGATGCTCCGCCGCCACGAGAAAGATTTTATCACCCGTAAAGAGGTGAAATATCAAGAAAGGTTTGAGGAAAGCATGCAATTGCTTAATCAACAAGTTACAGAGCTTGCGGTCATTAATAAAGCGTTAGATATGCCGACGCAATCTATTAATCAATTACTCGAAACTTTCGACCAATACCAATTACATTTTAAACGTTTGGTGGAGATTGATCAGTTAATTGGTTTTGATCATCAATCAGGCTTGCATGGCGAGTTACGTGAATCGGTTAAAAATGTTGAGAATCAATTAGCATTAATGAATGGCGATAGTCTGCTAGTCGTTGCATTGAAACTGCGGAAAAATGAAAAAGACTTTATTCAGCGCCTTGATCTTAATTCAATCACAAAATTTAATGCCAATATTTCACTTTTTTTGCAAAAGTTAGATGAAAGCAACCTAGCTCAACAAAGAAAGACAGCTATCTCATCATTGATGAAGCAATACCAAGCAGCATTTATAACGATGACCAAAGCGTATCAAACAAGGGGGCTAACGGTTAAAGAGGGGGTCTTAGGTGAAATGCGTAATAGCGTACATCAATCTGAGACCCTACTAAAAGAGACAATTGAAAGCACCTTGGTACTAGCGAAAAAAGAGCAGGCGCAGGTGGAAGTTACTATCACCAGTGTCGCTTTGTTATTATCAGCTTTGTTAGTGATTGTTTTGTTATTAATGGTGCGTAATATTGTCGGTTCAATAGAGCGCTTAATTAAAGAGATGAATAATATTGCCACCGGCGAAGGCGATTTAAGGGTGCGTTTGCCAGATCAAGGGCGTGATGAAATGTCACGTTTGTCGGCCGCTTTTAACTGCTTCGTTGCGCGTATTCAAGGCGTGGTGAAAGAGGTCTCGGATGCCTCATCAAGTTTAGCCGGAGCGGCTGAGCAATCCGCTGTATCGGTGGATCAAACTGCGACAATGTTAAGTAAGCAGGAACAAGAAACTAACCAGATTGCCACTGCGATTCAGCAAATGAGTGCAACAGTTGCTGAAGTTGCCAGAAGTGCCTCTGTAGCTGCAGAGGCAACTGAACAGGCTAATGGGCATAGCTTGCAGGGTAAAAGTGTCCTTAATGAAAGTAGCTGTGCGATTCGAAAACTAGCCAAAGAAGTACAGCTAGCGTCTGATGTCATTGAAAAACTGGCAGAGCGCTCTATTTCAATTGGTGGAATTTTAGATGTAATTCGCGATGTCGCAGACAAAACTAATCTATTAGCGCTTAATGCCGCCATTGAGGCCGCTAGAGCAGGTGAGCAGGGCCGTGGTTTTGCGGTTGTTGCGGATGAAGTACGTGCATTAGCGCAACGCACTCAGAGTGCAACGAACGAGATAGAAAGCATGGTAAATGGTATAAGAGAAGGCGTTGAAAGTGCCACTGAGGTGATGCATGTGAGTCGTACATCGGCAGATATTGTGGTTAATCAAACACAGCAAGCAGGTATTGCATTGGATTCCATCACAGAAGGTGTTGGCACGATTAGTGGACTAAATGCACAAATTGCCAGTGCCTCTGAGGAGCAGGCTGTTGTTTCTGGAGAGCTAAGTGAAAATGTGAATAATATTAATAGTTGTGCTATTCAAACCTCTGCTAGTGCAGAGCAGATACGTTGCTCAAGTAACGAATTAGCACGTTTATCTCAGCAGCTGTTTGGGCTAACGAGTCAATTTAAAGTGTGA
- a CDS encoding glycosyl hydrolase family 18 protein encodes MNKNMSVLAIALSAALGTSSAFAADATEWIPGKTKVSNGDVVTYQGECYVAQNNPGTWETPSAAATWFWSSTACGDTTPTATPAPTATPVPTVTPTVTATPTPPPATPTPVVGSGWDKATVYNTGDEVTHNGVTYVAGWWTKGQEPGTTGEWGVWKALDVSVPTATPTPTTPPTATPTPTATPTPTVTPTPTVTPTPTVTPTPTVTPTPVFSSHEECRPEGLYKTPGVDVPYCTIYQKGGIEQEINGTSRRIIGYFTNWRNGANGQPTYLATDVPWDKVTHINYAFAHIDNNYRVSIGDNVYPTEAGYKVDPTNPNTGMVWNDVPGATEADMDPSMKYNGHLNLINKYKKETGVKTLISVGGWAETGGFWGENAGSTCPMTDAPTADDKWTMPGQTDKNGVLNTGPCPIDDLGRVVNGGFYSMTTNSDGSVNQAGIDAFVKSSVDFLRAYGFDGIDLDYEYPTALTDGGNPYDRAVQNPRRNSLMKSYNVLMKDMREAIDKASAEDGVHYYLTVAVPSSGYLLRGMEVYSAGQYLDFINMMTYDFSGSWGEVVGFNGPLYDNGKDPEMNLYGVYGAYDNIGYLNIDWAYHYFRGVVPAGRINVGLPFYTRGWKGVEGGVNGYGGKAPTDQCERGTGTGTEQGCGNGAIGIDNMWHDSDPLGNELGAGANPIWHVKNLANAHIGTYAEKHGLDPINNEADKLVGTYTRYYDNDAEAAWLWNPTKKVMLNIEDEQAVRAKSKYVAEKGLGGIMFWEMAGDYNCYALVDGVRTTTIVPESNCAAGNGEYFMGSTLTSLGHEILVAAGAPDMNMTDPLVNLPTQKLDVAVSLVGYVTDESVAWPQTSEWLFTNNSTQTISKIAFSIPSSTDVSKDLNAVGTLLNHANNGGNKGAPGMQDDFHRFATSVSLAPGASHTIKIDAHLPIGGGPSSFVFTTGSGEFAAKTEVKMITDGGCEARGIDVSTLEPWTGGWSANYAKGDMVTYDGQVWARAWGGNDGTPGSAENWVTGWNPVCPL; translated from the coding sequence ATGAATAAAAATATGTCAGTCTTAGCCATTGCGCTAAGTGCTGCTCTTGGCACTTCGTCAGCATTCGCTGCCGATGCTACAGAGTGGATACCCGGAAAAACAAAAGTAAGCAACGGTGACGTTGTGACTTATCAAGGTGAGTGCTATGTTGCACAGAATAACCCAGGGACTTGGGAAACACCTTCAGCAGCAGCAACATGGTTTTGGTCATCAACAGCATGTGGTGACACAACGCCAACTGCTACACCAGCACCAACTGCTACACCTGTGCCTACTGTAACGCCTACAGTCACAGCAACACCAACTCCTCCTCCTGCAACACCAACACCTGTCGTAGGCAGTGGTTGGGATAAAGCAACGGTTTACAACACGGGTGATGAAGTAACACACAATGGTGTGACTTATGTTGCTGGCTGGTGGACTAAAGGTCAGGAGCCTGGTACTACTGGTGAATGGGGTGTTTGGAAAGCGCTAGATGTGAGTGTGCCTACGGCTACACCAACACCAACTACGCCACCAACAGCGACACCAACGCCAACAGCGACACCAACACCAACAGTGACGCCAACGCCAACTGTGACGCCAACGCCAACAGTGACGCCAACGCCAACAGTAACACCAACACCTGTTTTCTCTTCTCACGAAGAGTGTCGTCCTGAAGGGCTATACAAAACACCTGGTGTAGATGTGCCTTACTGTACGATTTACCAAAAAGGTGGTATCGAGCAAGAGATCAACGGTACATCTCGTCGTATCATTGGTTACTTCACTAACTGGCGTAACGGTGCTAATGGTCAGCCGACTTACTTAGCAACGGATGTGCCATGGGATAAAGTAACGCATATTAACTACGCGTTTGCACATATCGATAATAACTACCGTGTTTCTATTGGTGATAATGTTTATCCAACAGAAGCTGGCTATAAAGTTGATCCAACGAACCCAAATACAGGTATGGTTTGGAATGATGTACCGGGTGCTACGGAAGCCGATATGGATCCGAGCATGAAGTACAACGGTCACTTAAACCTAATCAACAAATACAAGAAAGAAACAGGTGTGAAAACACTTATTTCTGTTGGTGGTTGGGCTGAAACAGGTGGTTTCTGGGGCGAGAATGCTGGCTCTACATGTCCAATGACTGATGCGCCAACGGCGGATGATAAATGGACTATGCCTGGTCAAACTGACAAAAATGGCGTGTTAAATACAGGTCCTTGTCCGATTGATGATCTTGGTCGTGTTGTTAACGGTGGTTTCTACTCAATGACAACTAACTCGGATGGTTCGGTGAACCAAGCGGGTATTGATGCCTTTGTTAAATCTTCTGTTGATTTCCTTCGAGCTTATGGCTTTGATGGTATCGATTTAGATTACGAATACCCAACGGCATTAACTGACGGTGGTAACCCATACGATCGCGCAGTTCAAAATCCGCGTCGTAATAGCTTAATGAAGTCTTACAATGTATTAATGAAAGACATGCGTGAAGCAATCGATAAAGCCTCTGCTGAAGATGGCGTTCATTATTACCTAACGGTAGCTGTGCCTTCATCAGGTTACTTGTTACGTGGTATGGAAGTTTACTCAGCAGGTCAATACCTTGATTTCATCAATATGATGACATACGACTTCTCTGGTTCATGGGGTGAAGTAGTTGGTTTCAATGGTCCTTTATACGATAACGGTAAAGATCCAGAAATGAACCTTTACGGTGTATACGGTGCTTACGATAATATTGGTTACTTAAACATTGACTGGGCTTACCATTACTTCCGTGGCGTAGTGCCAGCGGGTCGTATTAACGTTGGTCTACCATTCTACACTCGTGGTTGGAAAGGCGTTGAAGGCGGCGTAAATGGTTACGGCGGTAAAGCACCAACTGACCAATGTGAACGTGGTACAGGAACTGGTACAGAGCAAGGTTGTGGTAACGGTGCTATCGGTATCGACAACATGTGGCACGATTCAGATCCTTTAGGTAATGAGCTAGGTGCGGGGGCAAACCCAATCTGGCATGTTAAAAACTTAGCTAATGCACATATTGGTACATACGCTGAGAAACATGGTTTAGATCCAATCAACAACGAAGCTGACAAGTTAGTAGGTACGTACACACGTTACTACGATAACGATGCTGAAGCTGCTTGGTTATGGAATCCAACTAAGAAAGTAATGTTAAATATTGAAGATGAGCAAGCGGTTCGTGCTAAATCTAAATATGTAGCAGAAAAAGGCTTAGGCGGTATCATGTTCTGGGAAATGGCGGGTGACTACAACTGTTACGCGTTAGTCGATGGTGTTCGTACAACAACTATCGTGCCTGAATCTAACTGTGCTGCTGGTAACGGTGAGTACTTCATGGGTAGTACATTAACTTCTTTAGGTCATGAAATTCTAGTCGCTGCAGGCGCACCGGATATGAACATGACTGATCCTTTAGTTAATCTTCCTACTCAGAAATTGGATGTTGCTGTTTCATTAGTTGGTTACGTTACTGACGAAAGTGTTGCATGGCCACAAACTTCTGAATGGTTGTTTACTAATAACAGTACGCAAACTATCTCGAAGATTGCATTTAGTATTCCGTCTTCAACTGATGTGAGTAAAGACCTCAACGCAGTTGGTACGTTACTAAACCATGCTAATAACGGTGGCAACAAAGGTGCCCCTGGTATGCAAGACGATTTCCATCGTTTCGCTACATCGGTAAGCCTTGCACCGGGTGCAAGCCATACGATTAAGATTGATGCTCACTTACCAATTGGTGGTGGTCCATCTTCATTCGTATTCACAACTGGCTCAGGTGAGTTCGCTGCTAAAACAGAAGTGAAAATGATCACTGATGGTGGCTGTGAAGCACGTGGTATTGATGTATCTACTTTAGAACCTTGGACAGGTGGTTGGTCTGCTAACTACGCAAAAGGTGATATGGTAACGTACGATGGCCAAGTTTGGGCTCGTGCATGGGGTGGTAATGACGGTACTCCTGGTTCTGCTGAGAACTGGGTAACTGGTTGGAACCCTGTTTGTCCTCTTTAA
- a CDS encoding LacI family DNA-binding transcriptional regulator has translation MATIIDVAKLANVSKSTVSRVLTDTGSVSELARKRVLLAIKQLDYHNNKFAQGYRRNCSNTIGVVLVDMTSAYFCSLLEGIQYVFSEQGMSVLVASGYGVKEKEIQAIKSLMQRRCDGLITYLENSVDATDLSLTERFTTPLITIGPSSAFQAQASVEIDNHAGGYLAAKSLLEAGHKKIVHLAGLSCYQDAGKRLAGFEQAMQEYANNDYYVVRGKYEDQFGYSATKLLLKNGLAFTAICAGDDDIAAGVYLALREANINIPKQVSVIGYDDNFHAKHMFPALSTIKQPSREMGEAAAKLLLDQLDNKQSIDKCLKITPSFINRDSIFPVNG, from the coding sequence ATGGCAACCATTATTGATGTTGCAAAACTGGCGAATGTCTCCAAATCGACAGTTTCCAGAGTATTAACGGACACAGGAAGTGTCTCCGAGTTAGCAAGAAAAAGAGTGTTGTTGGCAATTAAGCAACTTGATTACCATAACAATAAATTTGCACAGGGTTATCGTCGTAACTGCTCCAATACCATCGGGGTGGTTTTGGTGGATATGACTAGCGCGTATTTTTGTAGTTTGCTCGAAGGGATTCAATATGTTTTTTCTGAGCAGGGTATGAGTGTTTTAGTTGCCAGCGGTTATGGAGTTAAAGAAAAAGAGATCCAAGCTATCAAGTCCTTAATGCAACGTCGTTGTGATGGATTAATCACTTACTTAGAAAACAGTGTTGATGCGACGGATCTTTCTTTAACGGAACGATTTACGACGCCCTTGATCACGATTGGCCCCTCTAGTGCTTTTCAAGCACAAGCATCGGTTGAAATTGATAATCACGCGGGGGGATATTTAGCAGCCAAAAGTTTGCTAGAGGCGGGGCATAAAAAAATAGTACACCTCGCTGGCCTGAGTTGTTATCAAGATGCAGGCAAGCGCTTAGCGGGTTTTGAGCAGGCAATGCAAGAATATGCAAATAACGATTATTATGTCGTACGTGGAAAATATGAAGATCAGTTTGGATATTCTGCTACTAAGTTATTGCTCAAGAATGGCCTTGCTTTCACCGCTATTTGTGCTGGTGATGATGATATTGCCGCTGGTGTATATCTCGCGTTACGTGAAGCCAATATTAACATACCAAAACAGGTGTCGGTAATTGGTTATGACGATAACTTCCATGCAAAACATATGTTCCCTGCATTATCCACAATTAAACAGCCCAGTAGAGAGATGGGAGAGGCCGCAGCAAAACTACTCTTAGATCAACTAGATAATAAACAATCAATCGATAAATGTTTGAAAATTACGCCAAGCTTTATCAATCGTGATTCAATTTTTCCTGTGAACGGATAA
- a CDS encoding glycoside hydrolase family 9 protein, which produces MFKRSLLVTAIMLACATQQGCVSADDTTTSPRMLSNDLKNDAFLRYNQVGYLPKADKKMLVIADHDLKGNLWVVTRNSKNITEGIIGDSISGRSEFAAKPFNHTIDLSELQTEGEYKLSIYNKEHLITQESFSIKADLYPPLANEMLKHLSVARSGEQRIAPFPASHLGDKKAPIYQPQGDWSEGQWQADKQQTVIDVSGGWYDAGDYIKFTITNALTTYLLLKSYQVNPDFFQQDNGKALLTEAQFGLDYLMKLYQPPYFIIQVSSGDDHNEGYRLPENDSRDGKREAFSAYSMPHMGLTAAALALGSSVFKSIDEEELASQYLQQAIAIYDAIDINQPQAGAFENNSVNEFYRDKTGYDNLALASSALFQATDAPRYRDDINKIASKVEIGYWVSWADLQLVANNALASIHSESARKAQQELQYFRDFSSEKANIWGTLTAPTWAPIPNALLNSATAAEHDIASQENKNKTMIQTSLDYLLGKNNWGVLFIALEDQPNSAKNIYGQIYNLSHTFPQGAIAEGPGDKTTHDEMLQWMSVDLDTPLSTFNTETEVFYDDSHDFQTMETVVWGQAAGIYLLSAYDKLMKQ; this is translated from the coding sequence ATGTTCAAACGTTCATTATTAGTCACCGCCATAATGTTAGCCTGCGCAACGCAACAGGGATGTGTATCGGCAGATGACACAACTACATCACCAAGGATGCTCAGCAACGACTTAAAAAATGATGCTTTTCTTCGCTACAACCAAGTTGGTTATTTACCCAAGGCTGATAAAAAAATGCTGGTTATTGCTGACCATGATCTCAAAGGCAACTTATGGGTAGTAACGCGTAATAGTAAAAACATCACAGAAGGGATTATTGGTGACTCTATATCGGGCCGAAGCGAATTTGCGGCCAAGCCTTTTAATCACACTATCGATCTAAGTGAATTACAAACTGAAGGTGAATATAAGCTATCGATATACAATAAAGAGCATTTAATCACGCAAGAAAGCTTTTCAATAAAGGCGGATTTATATCCGCCTTTGGCCAATGAAATGCTCAAACATTTAAGTGTTGCACGTAGCGGAGAGCAACGCATCGCGCCCTTTCCTGCATCTCACTTAGGCGATAAAAAAGCCCCCATTTACCAACCTCAAGGAGATTGGAGTGAAGGGCAATGGCAAGCAGATAAACAACAAACTGTTATCGATGTCAGTGGAGGTTGGTATGACGCAGGTGATTACATTAAATTTACAATTACCAATGCGCTGACAACTTATCTATTACTTAAATCATACCAAGTAAACCCTGATTTTTTTCAACAGGACAATGGCAAAGCGTTATTAACAGAAGCGCAGTTCGGTCTTGATTATTTGATGAAGCTTTATCAGCCTCCCTATTTTATTATTCAAGTTTCCTCCGGCGATGACCACAACGAGGGTTACCGCTTACCCGAAAATGATAGCCGTGATGGTAAACGTGAAGCCTTTTCTGCTTATTCCATGCCTCACATGGGGTTAACAGCAGCCGCTTTAGCACTCGGCTCAAGCGTTTTCAAATCGATTGATGAAGAAGAACTGGCAAGCCAATATTTGCAACAAGCAATCGCTATTTATGATGCGATTGATATTAACCAACCACAAGCAGGTGCTTTTGAAAACAACAGTGTTAATGAATTTTATCGGGATAAAACTGGTTACGATAACTTAGCACTGGCAAGTAGTGCCTTATTTCAAGCCACTGATGCCCCACGTTATCGTGATGATATCAATAAAATAGCGAGTAAAGTCGAGATCGGTTATTGGGTAAGTTGGGCTGACTTACAACTCGTTGCAAACAATGCGTTAGCAAGCATACATTCAGAAAGTGCTCGAAAAGCCCAACAAGAATTACAGTATTTTCGAGATTTCTCCAGTGAAAAAGCCAATATTTGGGGCACTTTGACAGCGCCAACTTGGGCCCCAATTCCGAATGCTTTATTGAACTCAGCCACGGCAGCGGAACATGACATAGCTAGCCAAGAAAACAAAAATAAAACCATGATTCAAACTAGCCTCGATTATCTACTAGGTAAAAATAATTGGGGGGTTTTATTTATCGCACTTGAAGATCAACCCAATAGCGCTAAAAACATCTACGGGCAAATTTATAACCTCAGTCATACCTTTCCACAGGGTGCAATCGCAGAAGGTCCGGGCGATAAGACCACCCACGATGAAATGTTGCAATGGATGTCAGTTGATCTAGACACTCCGCTTAGCACATTTAATACAGAGACAGAAGTTTTTTACGATGACAGCCACGACTTTCAGACCATGGAAACGGTGGTATGGGGGCAAGCAGCAGGCATCTATCTGCTTAGTGCCTATGACAAATTAATGAAGCAATAA
- a CDS encoding porin, translating to MKSNKSLLSIAVLTALGCLSSGAHSAEKSATVPGYTEAIDEFVQDATLSAAAFVDTRIQKNKIGEEGELEDALNYTDYNLVLAFQSGFTGDNGIGVDLTGLYAGTLDQKTTECTEISYCSGWSNNPSEDGTFKFTKAAIKYQLANVNGDFGYTDMGVGTLGNVWGYVPGTYRGAKIFAAFEHFNLGYAFVDSHTATWQKTVADSPDGKLNYKYIHAAEITGNIAGIDAKLGLGYAKLTEEYATAWKEIEGGEWVQGDDDSSTSLQIALDYWGESFSLGYDVYMVNSERDYAGLGAMHGLKFELPVGGLTWNSELQYTHLADATTAGPDGFANRMVAGAYSTNAGTFSLWWDAMSDFNQNQELAWFNKVSYSFDNGIWLNGGVVLATIGDDQAYMDKEWAVNGNIGYTVPTGNLKGSTLLFHVTHLNRNEQNPDLNGGWYAQSQQDFRLQLIMPYNFI from the coding sequence ATGAAAAGTAACAAATCTCTACTCTCGATTGCCGTATTAACTGCCCTAGGCTGTCTTTCAAGTGGCGCTCACAGTGCAGAAAAAAGTGCCACGGTGCCCGGCTATACCGAAGCCATCGATGAATTTGTTCAAGATGCGACACTTTCGGCAGCAGCATTTGTCGATACGCGTATTCAGAAAAATAAAATAGGTGAAGAGGGAGAGCTTGAAGATGCGCTCAACTACACTGATTATAATTTAGTGTTGGCCTTTCAATCTGGTTTTACCGGTGATAATGGAATCGGCGTCGATTTAACCGGCCTCTATGCAGGCACATTAGATCAAAAAACCACCGAATGTACTGAGATAAGTTATTGTTCTGGCTGGTCAAATAATCCAAGTGAAGATGGCACCTTCAAATTCACTAAAGCGGCGATTAAATATCAACTTGCCAATGTTAATGGTGACTTTGGTTATACCGACATGGGCGTCGGGACACTGGGTAACGTTTGGGGATATGTACCAGGAACTTATCGCGGAGCTAAAATTTTCGCTGCCTTTGAACACTTTAATTTAGGTTACGCTTTCGTAGATTCACATACTGCAACGTGGCAAAAAACGGTGGCTGACTCACCTGATGGTAAATTAAATTACAAATATATTCATGCTGCAGAGATCACCGGTAATATTGCAGGCATTGATGCAAAATTAGGCCTAGGTTACGCTAAACTTACCGAAGAGTATGCGACCGCATGGAAAGAGATAGAAGGCGGAGAATGGGTACAGGGTGATGACGATAGTAGTACCTCATTACAAATAGCACTTGATTATTGGGGCGAAAGCTTTTCTCTCGGATACGATGTTTACATGGTTAATTCTGAACGTGATTATGCCGGACTAGGAGCAATGCATGGTCTGAAATTTGAATTACCTGTTGGCGGTTTAACATGGAATTCAGAACTACAATATACACATTTAGCCGATGCAACCACAGCAGGTCCTGACGGCTTTGCTAACAGAATGGTGGCGGGCGCTTATAGTACTAATGCTGGTACCTTTAGTTTATGGTGGGATGCGATGTCTGACTTTAATCAAAACCAAGAACTTGCTTGGTTCAATAAGGTGAGTTATAGCTTCGATAACGGTATTTGGCTAAATGGGGGGGTTGTATTGGCAACCATTGGTGATGATCAAGCTTATATGGATAAAGAGTGGGCTGTGAATGGTAACATTGGTTATACCGTTCCAACTGGCAACCTAAAAGGTTCAACACTGCTATTTCACGTTACACATCTAAACAGAAATGAGCAAAACCCAGACCTCAATGGAGGTTGGTATGCACAATCTCAACAAGACTTCCGTTTACAGTTGATCATGCCGTATAACTTTATCTAA